A region of Sphingobium baderi DNA encodes the following proteins:
- the istA gene encoding IS21 family transposase: protein MAGRHINDHQVRLFMTNRRNAPVALAAAKAGFSPATGYRILQDARLPSQRQAPRSRRRPDPLAGIFDEVVVPMLEAAPGLRPIAIFEELRRRYPETVFGSRRTLERRIRDWRAMNGQDREVIFRQVHEAGRLGLSDFTCMDDLAVSIAGQPLDHLLYHFRLPCGGFEHGHIILGGESFVALAEGLQNALWSAGGAPKLHRTDSLSAAFRNLDADTRIDLTKRYDALCAHYGMEPTRNNRGIAHENGAIESAHGHIKAAVKDALLLRGSGDFADLADYRRFIDEVVNARNRRHGPGIDAERKFLQPLPDVRTTDYEEILVTVTSSGGFTLRKVFYTVPSRLIGHRLRVRLYDDRLDVFIGGTRLMTLPRGRAGMNGKHGHVVDYRHVIHSLRRKPMALLGLVYRDSLFPRDAYRLMFDHLLEVHGEREACCITVELLAMAHERACEAELAGLLAEDLAARRTPCLTALRARFSPDPAALPEVVVKLVPLSIYDGLIEQGEAA, encoded by the coding sequence GTGGCCGGTCGACACATCAACGATCATCAGGTGAGACTTTTCATGACCAACAGACGTAATGCCCCCGTCGCTCTGGCGGCGGCGAAGGCCGGGTTCAGCCCGGCAACGGGCTATCGGATTCTGCAGGACGCCCGGTTGCCATCACAGCGGCAAGCACCGCGCAGCCGGCGCCGACCCGACCCCCTTGCCGGTATCTTCGATGAAGTGGTCGTGCCGATGCTCGAGGCTGCTCCCGGCCTTCGACCTATCGCGATCTTCGAGGAACTGCGACGCCGATACCCCGAGACGGTGTTCGGTTCCCGGCGAACCCTGGAGAGGCGCATTCGCGATTGGCGCGCCATGAACGGGCAGGATCGCGAAGTCATTTTCCGGCAAGTGCACGAAGCGGGACGGCTCGGCCTGTCCGACTTTACGTGCATGGACGATCTGGCGGTTTCGATCGCCGGACAGCCTCTGGACCACCTGCTTTATCACTTCCGGCTTCCTTGTGGCGGCTTCGAGCATGGGCACATCATCCTGGGCGGCGAGAGTTTCGTTGCCTTGGCCGAAGGGCTGCAGAATGCGCTCTGGTCCGCGGGCGGCGCGCCGAAGCTCCATCGCACCGACAGCCTCTCGGCCGCCTTCCGCAATCTGGACGCCGATACCAGGATCGACCTGACCAAGCGCTATGACGCGCTTTGTGCCCATTACGGAATGGAGCCCACGAGGAACAACCGCGGCATTGCCCATGAGAACGGCGCGATCGAGAGTGCCCATGGCCATATCAAGGCTGCAGTAAAGGATGCGCTGCTGTTGCGCGGTAGCGGCGACTTCGCCGACCTTGCCGACTATCGCCGCTTCATCGACGAGGTCGTAAATGCGCGCAACCGGCGGCACGGCCCCGGGATCGATGCCGAACGCAAGTTCCTGCAACCGCTGCCGGATGTGCGCACCACCGATTACGAAGAGATTCTCGTGACGGTCACGTCATCGGGCGGCTTCACGCTGCGAAAGGTGTTCTACACGGTCCCATCCCGCCTGATCGGGCATCGCTTGCGGGTCCGGCTGTATGATGACCGCCTCGACGTCTTCATCGGGGGCACGAGGCTCATGACCCTGCCCCGCGGCCGCGCCGGCATGAACGGGAAGCACGGCCACGTCGTCGATTACCGCCACGTGATCCATTCCCTGCGCCGCAAGCCCATGGCGCTGTTGGGGCTGGTCTATCGCGATAGCCTGTTCCCGCGAGATGCCTATCGCCTGATGTTCGACCACTTGCTGGAAGTTCATGGCGAGCGGGAGGCATGCTGCATCACCGTCGAACTTCTGGCCATGGCCCACGAACGCGCATGCGAGGCTGAACTCGCCGGGCTCCTGGCCGAGGATCTGGCCGCGCGCCGAACACCGTGTCTGACAGCTCTGCGGGCCCGGTTCAGTCCCGACCCTGCTGCTCTGCCCGAAGTCGTGGTCAAACTGGTGCCGCTCTCGATCTACGACGGACTTATCGAACAGGGAGAAGCCGCATGA
- the istB gene encoding IS21-like element helper ATPase IstB gives MSAVPMIDAQRLSLMLNELRLPTIKHIWGDFAAQADKEGWPASRFLAALAEHELAERDRRRIERHLAEAHLPAGKTLDCFAFDAVPMISKAQVMALCAGDGWLEQGANLILFGPPGGGKTHLAAAMGLALVERGWRVLFTRTSDLVQRLQVARRELALESAMARLDKYHLLILDDFAYVSRDQAETSVLFELISARYERRSLLITANQPFGEWNRVFPDPAMTLAAVDRLVHHATIFEMNVESYRRRTAQARRTGAGRPPAYTTPKVLETIRDNQDENDDLASDNQNRH, from the coding sequence ATGAGTGCAGTTCCCATGATCGATGCACAGCGCCTCAGCCTGATGCTCAACGAGCTGCGCCTGCCCACCATCAAACACATCTGGGGGGACTTTGCCGCCCAGGCGGACAAGGAAGGGTGGCCCGCCAGCAGGTTCCTCGCCGCGCTCGCCGAGCACGAACTCGCCGAACGCGATCGCCGCCGGATCGAACGCCATCTGGCAGAGGCCCATCTACCCGCAGGCAAGACCCTCGACTGCTTCGCCTTCGATGCCGTGCCGATGATCTCCAAAGCGCAGGTCATGGCCTTATGCGCCGGCGATGGCTGGCTTGAGCAAGGCGCCAACCTCATCTTGTTCGGCCCGCCGGGTGGCGGAAAGACTCATCTGGCCGCGGCCATGGGCCTGGCGCTGGTGGAACGGGGCTGGAGGGTTCTGTTCACCCGAACTTCCGACCTCGTGCAACGCCTGCAGGTCGCCCGGCGCGAACTCGCACTCGAATCCGCAATGGCCAGGCTCGACAAGTACCACCTGCTCATCCTCGACGACTTCGCCTACGTCTCACGCGATCAGGCCGAAACGTCGGTGCTCTTCGAGCTGATCAGCGCACGCTACGAGCGAAGGTCGTTGCTGATCACCGCCAACCAGCCCTTTGGCGAATGGAACCGGGTCTTCCCAGATCCCGCCATGACGCTCGCCGCCGTCGACAGGCTCGTGCACCACGCCACCATCTTCGAGATGAACGTCGAAAGTTACCGCAGACGTACCGCACAGGCCAGGCGCACCGGCGCCGGACGCCCCCCCGCCTACACCACGCCAAAGGTTCTCGAGACCATCCGCGACAATCAGGATGAGAACGACGACCTTGCCAGCGACAATCAAAACAGGCACTGA
- a CDS encoding DUF423 domain-containing protein: protein MIGLIAALSATLAVAAGAFGAHGASGPQEAEWLRTGGIYQLIHAVAALAIMGRAPRAAATLLGGGCLFAASLYLMAIGGPRWLGAVTPVGGTVLIIGWLWAAWVLARNPLNK, encoded by the coding sequence ATGATCGGACTAATTGCCGCCCTGTCGGCGACCCTTGCGGTAGCGGCGGGCGCATTTGGCGCTCACGGTGCATCCGGTCCGCAGGAGGCCGAATGGCTGCGAACAGGTGGAATCTATCAGTTGATCCACGCAGTTGCCGCTCTGGCAATCATGGGACGAGCCCCGCGTGCCGCCGCGACCCTGCTCGGAGGCGGGTGCCTGTTTGCAGCCTCCCTCTATCTCATGGCCATCGGCGGACCCCGCTGGCTCGGCGCGGTGACGCCGGTTGGAGGCACGGTGCTGATCATAGGGTGGCTATGGGCAGCGTGGGTGCTCGCACGCAATCCCCTGAACAAATGA
- a CDS encoding flavin reductase family protein, translating into MRRLAGGVALVTARDDWRRYGMPMTAVMSLCMEPPSLVMAVNRSASIFQPLHAGRAFCVNLLKHHSAEMCQTFSSLPSEERFSVGQWGEGPHRTPYLLDAQAAIFCDSGPIHDFGTHSLIIGLVSDAWVDEHISPLIHLDGRYMATEERSDRTER; encoded by the coding sequence ATGCGCAGGTTGGCTGGCGGAGTGGCCTTGGTCACTGCCCGAGATGACTGGCGGCGCTACGGAATGCCCATGACAGCCGTAATGTCGCTTTGTATGGAGCCGCCCTCGCTCGTAATGGCAGTCAACCGCTCCGCCTCAATTTTTCAACCGCTGCACGCCGGCCGCGCTTTTTGTGTGAACCTTTTGAAGCACCACAGCGCGGAGATGTGTCAGACGTTCTCGAGCCTTCCCTCGGAGGAACGATTCAGCGTCGGCCAATGGGGCGAGGGGCCCCACAGGACCCCCTACCTTTTGGATGCGCAGGCTGCGATCTTTTGCGACAGCGGACCTATTCATGATTTCGGAACACACAGCTTGATCATCGGGCTAGTCTCGGACGCTTGGGTTGATGAACACATCTCACCACTTATTCATCTAGATGGCCGCTACATGGCGACCGAAGAACGCTCTGACCGCACTGAGCGTTAG
- a CDS encoding IS6-like element IS6100 family transposase yields MTDFKWRHFQGDVILWAVRWYCRYPISYRDLEEMLAERGISVDHTTIYRWVQCYAPEMEKRLRWFWRRGFDPSWRLDETYVKVRGKWTYLYRAVDKRGDTIDFYLSPTRSAKAAKRFLGKALRGLKHWEKPATLNTDKAPSYGAAITELKREGKLDRETAHRQVKYLNNVIEADHGKLKILIKPVRGFKSIPTAYATIKGFEVMRALRKGQARPWCLQPGIRGEVRLVERAFGIGPSALTEAMGMLNHHFAAAA; encoded by the coding sequence ATGACGGATTTCAAGTGGCGCCATTTCCAGGGTGATGTGATCCTGTGGGCGGTGCGCTGGTATTGTCGCTATCCGATCAGCTATCGCGACCTTGAGGAAATGCTGGCGGAACGCGGCATTTCGGTCGACCATACGACGATCTATCGCTGGGTCCAGTGCTACGCCCCGGAGATGGAGAAGCGGCTGCGCTGGTTCTGGCGGCGTGGCTTTGATCCGAGCTGGCGCCTGGATGAAACCTACGTCAAGGTGCGGGGCAAGTGGACCTACCTGTACCGGGCAGTCGACAAGCGGGGCGACACGATCGATTTCTACCTGTCGCCGACCCGCAGCGCCAAGGCAGCGAAGCGGTTCCTGGGCAAGGCCCTGCGAGGCCTGAAGCACTGGGAAAAGCCTGCCACGCTCAATACCGACAAAGCGCCGAGCTATGGTGCAGCGATCACCGAATTGAAGCGCGAAGGAAAGCTGGACCGGGAGACGGCCCACCGGCAGGTGAAGTATCTCAATAACGTGATCGAGGCCGATCACGGAAAGCTCAAGATACTGATCAAGCCGGTGCGCGGTTTCAAATCGATCCCCACGGCCTATGCCACGATCAAGGGATTCGAAGTCATGCGAGCCCTGCGCAAAGGACAGGCTCGCCCCTGGTGCCTGCAGCCCGGCATCAGGGGCGAGGTGCGCCTTGTGGAGAGAGCTTTTGGCATTGGGCCCTCGGCGCTGACGGAGGCCATGGGCATGCTCAACCACCATTTCGCAGCAGCCGCCTGA
- a CDS encoding iron-containing alcohol dehydrogenase, giving the protein MRRLLPVVTPALLGDSHVSDALVALGSVAAPVFSEVRPHTPFDAVLSLITRIERLAPDALLAIGGGSTIDAAKIASLALAAGARDQDALLALSSVPDSRGDLTIAPVPPSLPVIAVPTTLSSAEHGMIGGATHAGIKHLFKSYDLPPSTIIYDPWLATGTPLTLWLATGIRSLDHGIETFLSRDSNPFTDALAMRGLALLREGLPTAYRRPDDACARHTCQMGAWLSGCSIGRVRYGASHGIAHQLGAITGVPHGLTSCVLLPAVLAYNESVSADKQALIAAALNCHGARAADAVRDLIRSLGLPTRISELGVGREMMPRVAESALNNAFVRANPRPIKSPSDILEILNMAY; this is encoded by the coding sequence ATGCGGCGGCTTCTCCCGGTGGTGACGCCCGCATTGCTGGGAGACAGTCACGTCAGCGACGCACTCGTCGCGCTCGGGTCTGTGGCTGCGCCCGTGTTCAGCGAGGTGCGGCCTCACACTCCATTTGACGCCGTTCTTTCTCTCATCACCAGGATCGAGCGCTTAGCACCGGACGCCCTCCTGGCGATAGGCGGGGGCAGCACGATCGACGCCGCGAAGATAGCGAGTTTGGCATTGGCGGCGGGTGCGCGTGATCAGGACGCGCTCCTTGCGCTGAGCAGCGTTCCGGATAGCCGCGGAGACCTGACTATAGCGCCGGTTCCGCCATCCCTTCCCGTGATCGCTGTACCGACCACCCTGTCGTCGGCGGAGCATGGAATGATTGGCGGGGCGACACATGCTGGGATCAAGCATCTCTTCAAATCTTACGATCTCCCGCCCAGCACCATCATCTACGATCCGTGGCTCGCCACTGGCACGCCGCTCACACTTTGGCTCGCCACGGGGATCCGCTCCCTCGACCATGGGATCGAGACATTCCTGTCGCGAGATTCCAACCCCTTTACCGATGCCCTTGCGATGCGTGGCCTAGCGCTTCTCCGAGAAGGCCTACCCACTGCTTATAGACGCCCGGATGACGCGTGCGCACGGCACACGTGCCAGATGGGCGCATGGCTGAGCGGGTGCAGCATCGGCCGCGTGCGCTATGGTGCCAGCCACGGCATCGCGCATCAACTTGGTGCCATAACTGGTGTGCCACATGGGCTCACGTCATGCGTCCTGCTGCCCGCGGTTCTGGCCTATAATGAAAGCGTCTCCGCCGACAAGCAGGCGCTAATTGCAGCAGCCCTAAATTGCCATGGTGCACGGGCGGCGGACGCAGTTCGCGATCTCATCCGGTCGCTCGGATTGCCAACGCGCATATCGGAACTGGGTGTCGGGAGGGAAATGATGCCGCGAGTTGCGGAAAGCGCCCTAAACAATGCATTCGTGAGAGCAAACCCTCGCCCAATAAAGTCGCCGAGCGACATATTGGAGATTCTCAATATGGCCTACTAA
- a CDS encoding dodecin, protein MSSEIFKVIEVVGTSPKGVDAAIQAAISKANEAIRNMRWFEVVETRGHIENGAVGHFQVTLKIGFTLD, encoded by the coding sequence ATGAGCAGCGAAATCTTCAAGGTCATCGAGGTAGTTGGGACCTCACCAAAAGGCGTAGATGCCGCCATTCAGGCTGCTATCTCCAAAGCTAACGAAGCGATCCGAAACATGCGCTGGTTTGAGGTAGTAGAGACGCGTGGGCATATCGAGAACGGTGCCGTTGGTCATTTCCAGGTCACCCTAAAAATTGGGTTCACGCTCGATTGA
- a CDS encoding FadR/GntR family transcriptional regulator, with protein sequence MTQAMVMQQVTFDELWEAMYALETAAAQAAAQRADAADIAALETNLDATRRALEDKESLTALDIEFHDLIAEASKNRALQLAREPLTSLFYPPFYTVMNRLNAGERLLVAHQNVLDALRDHDTRKSKEWMEKHVTDFKRGHELADMDMSQPVRHAALG encoded by the coding sequence ATGACCCAGGCCATGGTCATGCAGCAGGTGACCTTCGATGAACTCTGGGAAGCCATGTACGCCCTGGAGACCGCTGCGGCCCAGGCGGCCGCTCAGCGCGCAGACGCCGCCGACATCGCTGCTCTCGAGACCAATCTCGATGCCACCCGCCGGGCGCTCGAGGACAAGGAAAGCCTCACAGCCTTGGATATTGAGTTCCACGACCTGATCGCCGAGGCTTCGAAGAACCGGGCTCTCCAGTTGGCGAGGGAACCGCTGACTTCGCTTTTTTACCCCCCGTTCTACACCGTCATGAACAGACTCAACGCCGGCGAGCGCCTTCTGGTCGCGCATCAGAATGTCCTGGACGCGCTCCGCGACCATGATACCCGGAAATCGAAGGAGTGGATGGAGAAGCACGTGACTGACTTTAAGCGCGGCCATGAGCTCGCGGACATGGACATGTCCCAACCTGTGCGACACGCTGCACTGGGTTGA
- a CDS encoding ISNCY family transposase, translating into MRKVSMATRKELIEAVGARYRACDRSSKGKVLDEFVAVTGFHRKHAMRVLRQEASDRTPGRVGRRVYDEAVRTALVVLWEASDRLCGKRLKPLIPILVEAMEGHGHLDLAPQVKASLFRMSAATIDRSLRAIREAGQTKKRRRGVSGTELRRSVPIRTFDDWGDPAPGHMEVDLVSHSGPAAKGSWAWTFTLTDIATGWTECAPLLVREQTLLVAVLTELRRLMPFPLLGFDSDNDSVFINETVRDYCVAHGIAFTRCRPYRKNDQAWVEQKNGSVVRRLTGYRRFEGLAATGALAELYTAARLFVNFFQPSFKLAEKQRDGAKVYKRYHAPATPFQRLLADPRTSEETRRNLREAFADLDPVRLLRDIRTAQEKLVGLADGAVVMNPSEPSPPTLDAFMTSLRTLWHEGEARPTATAKAPQKRWRRRPDPLATVTEQLKAWFEEEPWRTGRELLEKLQAEQPGDYPDGLLRTVQRRLKVWRSEQARALVFNPSAAPAGRRLGAETVSSLPRDWVPLRVASGSAARPPVAQGIVREGDLL; encoded by the coding sequence ATGAGGAAGGTGAGCATGGCAACGCGGAAAGAATTGATCGAGGCGGTCGGCGCTCGATACCGGGCATGCGATCGGTCAAGTAAAGGCAAGGTGCTCGACGAGTTCGTTGCGGTCACGGGTTTCCATCGCAAACATGCGATGCGGGTTCTCCGGCAGGAGGCATCGGACCGAACTCCTGGGCGTGTCGGGCGCAGGGTCTACGATGAGGCTGTGCGCACTGCACTAGTGGTGTTGTGGGAGGCGAGCGACCGTTTATGCGGCAAGCGGCTTAAGCCGCTCATTCCGATCCTTGTCGAAGCGATGGAAGGTCATGGTCACCTCGATCTGGCGCCGCAGGTCAAGGCCAGTCTGTTCCGGATGAGCGCGGCGACGATCGACCGCTCACTGCGCGCCATACGCGAGGCAGGCCAGACGAAAAAGCGGCGGCGTGGCGTATCTGGAACCGAGCTCCGGCGCAGCGTACCGATCCGTACATTCGACGACTGGGGTGATCCGGCGCCGGGGCACATGGAGGTCGATCTGGTTTCGCACAGCGGACCGGCAGCAAAAGGTAGCTGGGCCTGGACGTTCACTTTAACCGACATCGCAACGGGCTGGACTGAATGCGCACCGTTGCTGGTGCGCGAGCAGACGCTGCTGGTGGCTGTGCTTACCGAACTGCGCAGGCTGATGCCTTTCCCCTTGCTGGGATTCGACTCTGACAACGACAGCGTATTTATTAACGAGACGGTGCGCGATTATTGCGTGGCTCATGGGATCGCGTTCACCCGCTGCCGTCCTTATCGCAAGAATGATCAGGCCTGGGTTGAGCAGAAAAACGGTTCCGTCGTTCGGCGCCTGACGGGCTATCGCCGGTTCGAGGGCCTGGCAGCCACCGGCGCGTTAGCGGAATTGTACACGGCTGCCCGCCTGTTCGTGAACTTTTTCCAGCCATCGTTCAAGCTTGCCGAGAAGCAACGCGATGGCGCCAAGGTCTACAAGCGATACCATGCTCCCGCGACACCGTTCCAGCGGTTGCTGGCCGACCCACGGACCTCCGAGGAGACGCGCCGAAACCTCCGCGAGGCGTTCGCCGATCTCGATCCGGTCCGGCTGTTGCGGGACATCCGAACGGCGCAAGAAAAGTTGGTGGGACTGGCCGACGGGGCAGTCGTAATGAATCCGTCGGAACCCTCGCCGCCAACGCTGGATGCGTTCATGACGAGCCTGCGGACCTTGTGGCACGAAGGCGAGGCAAGGCCGACAGCAACCGCAAAGGCCCCGCAGAAGCGTTGGCGCCGCCGTCCTGATCCGCTTGCGACGGTGACTGAACAGTTGAAGGCGTGGTTCGAGGAGGAGCCATGGCGCACCGGTCGGGAGTTGCTCGAGAAGCTACAGGCTGAGCAGCCTGGCGATTATCCGGATGGTCTGCTGCGGACCGTGCAGCGCCGGTTGAAGGTGTGGCGATCAGAACAGGCGCGTGCCTTGGTATTCAACCCGTCAGCTGCCCCCGCTGGCAGGCGCTTGGGGGCAGAGACCGTCTCTTCGTTGCCGCGCGACTGGGTACCGCTCCGCGTCGCCTCCGGCTCCGCTGCGCGGCCCCCAGTCGCGCAAGGAATAGTCCGTGAGGGTGATCTCCTGTAG
- a CDS encoding acyl-CoA dehydrogenase family protein gives MTQAIDAGERVVSLDLETHGPEALIKRAAELVPLLRENAVRCHNERRIPSENLSAMRQAGLLRMSRPRRYGGHEAMVATKTAVFGELARGCGSTAWVTTLYEDAAFLISLFPDEVQDEVFADQDTLITATLIPAGKAQPQGEGFLVNGKWPFNTGCLDATYVVEPAVVELSKGAPEVCLFLMPYSELVIEDDWSPVGLRGTGSNSVRAKDVYVRPERMLRLADVMRGIYGTKLNKGPLYRVPPIPYIVSSAGGTFPGLAQSAFELVTERLVGRPITYTLYTDRAQAPVTHLQLGEAALKIKAANHLMTEVADRLDRRALNNEALTPDEGPMIWGIIGYTSRIYAEVIESLRQMSGASALSETSAIQAVARNAQALATHAMLIPTTGIEHYGRAICGLPPNTPFLSS, from the coding sequence ATGACCCAAGCGATAGATGCGGGCGAGCGAGTTGTTTCTTTGGACTTAGAGACACATGGTCCGGAGGCATTGATTAAGCGGGCCGCAGAGCTGGTCCCATTGCTGCGGGAGAACGCCGTTCGCTGTCATAATGAAAGGCGAATTCCCAGCGAAAACTTGTCCGCGATGCGACAGGCAGGGCTCCTACGCATGAGCCGCCCCCGGCGATACGGGGGCCACGAGGCTATGGTTGCAACCAAGACAGCCGTCTTTGGCGAGCTTGCCCGCGGCTGTGGCTCCACCGCGTGGGTGACTACACTCTACGAAGACGCGGCCTTTCTGATATCTCTCTTTCCTGACGAGGTTCAGGATGAGGTCTTCGCCGACCAGGACACCTTAATCACGGCGACGTTGATCCCGGCGGGGAAGGCTCAGCCGCAGGGTGAAGGCTTTCTCGTCAACGGCAAGTGGCCATTCAACACCGGCTGTCTTGACGCCACCTATGTGGTCGAGCCGGCCGTCGTGGAATTGTCTAAGGGCGCCCCAGAGGTGTGTCTATTCCTGATGCCATACTCGGAACTGGTGATCGAAGACGATTGGTCCCCCGTGGGATTGCGCGGCACCGGAAGCAACAGCGTCAGGGCGAAAGACGTCTATGTCCGCCCGGAGCGCATGCTTCGCCTTGCTGACGTGATGCGGGGCATTTACGGGACGAAGTTGAACAAGGGCCCCCTCTACCGGGTCCCGCCGATACCTTACATCGTCAGCAGCGCCGGAGGCACCTTTCCTGGACTAGCCCAGAGCGCTTTTGAGCTCGTTACCGAGCGCCTCGTCGGCCGGCCGATCACCTACACGCTATACACCGACAGGGCGCAAGCGCCCGTCACCCATTTGCAGCTTGGCGAAGCGGCGCTGAAGATCAAGGCGGCTAATCATCTAATGACGGAAGTCGCAGATCGGCTTGATCGACGTGCGCTAAACAATGAGGCTCTTACGCCGGACGAGGGGCCAATGATTTGGGGGATTATCGGTTACACTAGTCGGATCTATGCTGAGGTGATCGAATCGCTCAGGCAGATGAGCGGCGCGAGCGCGTTGAGCGAGACCTCTGCGATCCAAGCTGTGGCCCGTAATGCGCAGGCTCTCGCGACCCACGCGATGCTGATCCCAACCACCGGGATCGAGCATTACGGTCGCGCGATTTGTGGCCTACCACCTAATACGCCGTTCCTTTCATCTTAA
- a CDS encoding transposase: MAMGRDSEVQSDLIVTWAEIPRSPGHVFYDKLQKLLAEAGFDGFVEKTCKPYYAPRMGAPSLPPGRYFRMLLIGYFEGIDSERGIVWRCSDSLSLREFLRLSSRDKVPDHSWLSKTRSRLPHEVHDQIFGWVLALVAGHDLVKGERIGVDGSTMEANAALRTIVRRDNGETYREMLVRMAQESGIDTPTIDDLVRLDRKRKGKKLSNADWASKTDPDAKVARMKNGSTRLAYKPEHAVDLDTGVIVAAPIHPADKGDTTTLDATLETAARNLADIGLAPTSGDPCDLVTDKGYHSRELLKGLDGDIWKTRIAEPAPPNGYLRWHGDEAAQKAVYANRSRLKSAVGRKAMRKRGEMVERSFAHVLDRGGMRRAWLRGRENVHKRYLIHVAGFNLGILMRALFGCGTPRGARGASKAFLFVVQTDVALVIALVAEFDGERAMLLIVFTPEGADRPG, from the coding sequence ATGGCGATGGGGCGTGATAGCGAGGTCCAGTCCGATTTGATCGTGACGTGGGCGGAGATACCGCGTTCACCGGGGCATGTTTTCTACGACAAGCTCCAGAAGCTGCTGGCCGAGGCGGGCTTCGATGGCTTTGTCGAGAAGACGTGCAAGCCCTATTATGCGCCGCGGATGGGAGCCCCGTCGCTGCCGCCGGGCCGCTATTTCCGCATGCTGCTGATCGGCTATTTCGAGGGCATCGACAGCGAACGCGGGATTGTCTGGCGCTGTTCGGATTCGCTGTCGCTGCGGGAGTTCCTGCGACTGTCGAGCCGCGACAAGGTCCCTGATCATAGCTGGTTGTCGAAGACGCGGAGCCGCCTGCCGCACGAGGTACATGACCAGATCTTCGGCTGGGTACTGGCCCTCGTCGCCGGGCACGATCTGGTGAAAGGCGAGCGGATCGGCGTCGATGGCTCGACCATGGAGGCGAACGCCGCGCTGCGTACCATCGTGCGGCGTGACAATGGCGAGACCTACCGCGAGATGCTGGTGCGCATGGCGCAAGAGAGCGGCATCGACACGCCGACGATCGACGACCTTGTCCGGCTCGATCGCAAACGCAAGGGCAAGAAGCTGTCGAATGCGGACTGGGCGAGCAAGACCGATCCCGACGCGAAGGTCGCGCGGATGAAGAACGGCTCGACGCGTCTGGCCTACAAGCCCGAACACGCGGTCGATCTCGACACGGGTGTTATCGTGGCAGCGCCGATCCACCCGGCCGACAAGGGCGACACGACAACGCTCGACGCCACGCTGGAGACGGCAGCACGCAACCTCGCCGACATTGGCCTGGCGCCGACGTCCGGGGATCCCTGCGATCTTGTGACCGATAAAGGCTATCATTCGCGCGAGCTCCTCAAGGGTCTCGACGGCGACATCTGGAAGACGCGCATCGCCGAGCCGGCACCGCCGAATGGATATCTGCGCTGGCACGGCGACGAGGCTGCCCAGAAGGCCGTCTACGCCAATCGGTCTCGCCTGAAATCCGCCGTCGGACGCAAGGCGATGCGCAAGCGTGGTGAGATGGTCGAGCGTAGCTTTGCCCACGTCCTGGATCGCGGCGGCATGCGCCGCGCGTGGCTGCGCGGGCGCGAGAATGTTCACAAGCGTTATTTGATCCACGTCGCCGGGTTCAATCTTGGCATTCTCATGCGCGCCCTGTTCGGTTGCGGCACTCCGAGGGGCGCCAGGGGCGCATCCAAGGCATTCTTGTTCGTAGTTCAGACCGATGTTGCGCTCGTCATCGCCCTCGTCGCCGAGTTCGACGGAGAAAGGGCCATGCTCCTCATCGTTTTTACCCCTGAAGGCGCTGACAGACCCGGCTGA